A segment of the Symmachiella macrocystis genome:
TACAATTTCAAACATCGCCCAGACCACGTTTTTAACGTATATTGACTTCACTGCTGGTGGAGAATCGGGGCGAAACTCGTCTTGTTGTTCATGCAAATCAGGTTAACGCTTACTAATCGAGGTGAGGAGTCAACGATGTCAATGCTCAAATGGGGTGGTGCCGCAACCGTGCTGGTGCTCTTGGGACTGGCTTTGGGCCAAAGTTCAACGAGTGTCGCAGCCGACAAGGGGGCGAAACCTGCCGCAGCGGCCAGCGCTGGTTGGGTCGGTGTGGTGCTGGATGAGAAATCTAAAGGGGGAGCCCTGGTCAAGAAGGTCTTTCCGGGTGGTCCGGCGGCGGGTGCGGGTGTTCGCGTTGGCGATAAAATTGTCAGTGTGGGCAATAAAAAATTGACATCACCGAAAATGCTGATCGAAGCTGTTGAAAAATCCAAACCAGGTTCTGCACTGACGATCACGGTGATGCGGGGCGACAACGAAGTGGAACTTGCCGCTATCGTGGGCAGCTTGCGGGAATTTCACGAAAGTTATATCCACGAAATGATGCGTCGCGACCCGCGCGATCCGAAATCGGCTAATTTTGCCGGCGTCAGTGCCAAGGACATGAACGCCGAAATGTTCCGGCGGTTGATGGAACAGA
Coding sequences within it:
- a CDS encoding PDZ domain-containing protein translates to MSMLKWGGAATVLVLLGLALGQSSTSVAADKGAKPAAAASAGWVGVVLDEKSKGGALVKKVFPGGPAAGAGVRVGDKIVSVGNKKLTSPKMLIEAVEKSKPGSALTITVMRGDNEVELAAIVGSLREFHESYIHEMMRRDPRDPKSANFAGVSAKDMNAEMFRRLMEQNQRLEITMQAVLKEVQELRAEVKALKK